The Algoriphagus sanaruensis genome window below encodes:
- a CDS encoding dihydroorotase has product MAYLLKNLSLIDKGVIQSPKNFLIEGDLIREIDFEEGASEVQVLDLTGCVITRSWVDLRCSMGEPGLEYRETIESLCNSLLVSGFSKAIVLPNTDPVIQSKSEVEFIHSKSRDYLVDLEVMGAVTKNCQGEDLTEILDMHFQGGIKVFGDGLKTLANPDRYMKILQYLKKFDGVLFDHAYDPLLSIFGQMHEGEISTALGMKGIPNLAEDIAIQRNLDILRYAGGRVHFQSLSTKKGVELIRKAKEEGLAVTSDVSIYQLIFSEQDLVGFDSNFKVKPPFRGNEDRLAIIEGLKDGTIDAIVSNHNPQDFDSKFSEFDLASFGMSGLQTFLPALVILSNEIGWELLIQKITEGPASILGHTLEAWTIFDPNTEWIYDEKANRSLSSNHPWYGQKLKGMVKYMIKGGQLVKVYEA; this is encoded by the coding sequence ATGGCTTATCTATTAAAAAACCTAAGTTTGATCGATAAAGGAGTAATTCAATCTCCGAAAAATTTTTTGATAGAAGGTGATTTAATTCGGGAAATTGATTTTGAAGAAGGAGCTTCTGAAGTTCAAGTATTGGATTTAACTGGATGCGTAATTACTAGGAGCTGGGTAGATCTTCGGTGTTCTATGGGAGAACCCGGACTAGAATATCGCGAAACAATTGAATCATTATGTAATTCTTTATTGGTATCAGGATTTTCAAAGGCTATTGTTTTGCCAAATACTGATCCAGTGATTCAGTCAAAATCAGAGGTTGAATTCATCCATTCCAAATCCAGGGACTACTTGGTTGACCTAGAAGTCATGGGTGCCGTCACTAAAAACTGCCAAGGTGAAGATTTGACTGAGATACTTGATATGCATTTTCAAGGTGGAATTAAAGTATTTGGAGATGGGTTGAAGACTTTGGCTAATCCAGATCGATACATGAAAATCCTTCAATATTTGAAAAAATTTGATGGTGTTTTATTTGATCATGCCTATGATCCGCTGTTGTCCATTTTTGGTCAAATGCATGAGGGGGAAATTTCAACTGCATTAGGCATGAAGGGTATTCCTAATCTAGCTGAAGACATCGCAATTCAACGGAATTTAGATATTTTGAGATATGCTGGAGGTAGGGTCCATTTTCAATCTCTAAGTACAAAAAAAGGTGTTGAGTTAATTCGAAAAGCAAAGGAAGAGGGATTGGCTGTGACTTCTGATGTGTCGATTTACCAACTTATATTTTCAGAGCAAGATTTGGTAGGATTTGATTCAAATTTTAAAGTTAAACCTCCATTTAGAGGGAATGAGGATCGTCTTGCTATTATTGAAGGGTTAAAAGATGGAACTATTGATGCAATCGTTTCTAATCATAATCCTCAGGATTTTGACTCTAAATTCTCTGAATTTGATTTAGCATCATTTGGAATGTCTGGTTTGCAGACATTTTTACCAGCGTTGGTTATCCTTTCCAATGAAATAGGTTGGGAATTGTTGATACAAAAAATAACAGAAGGCCCTGCTTCTATTTTGGGACATACACTAGAAGCCTGGACTATTTTCGATCCTAATACGGAATGGATTTACGACGAAAAAGCAAATAGATCTCTTTCTTCTAACCATCCATGGTATGGCCAAAAACTCAAGGGAATGGTTAAATACATGATTAAGGGTGGCCAGTTGGTGAAGGTTTATGAAGCATAA
- a CDS encoding DUF4199 domain-containing protein — protein sequence MKHNYFKSSYQFGILGGGLSILSFLILSFLYADPTNLNLVFGYVVTPIALFLSIKFFKDYTGNGYLSFAEGMTVGFLTYLLIAVISSIGIWIILLLEPDVFATIKQVKLSVLDESMIKIIDQVGEESYRTTRENMISMDRWDVALNDGLWKIIPGMFFSIIISIILRKNPT from the coding sequence ATGAAGCATAACTATTTTAAATCTTCGTATCAATTTGGAATTTTAGGTGGTGGACTTTCAATTCTATCTTTTTTAATTCTTTCATTTTTATATGCTGATCCAACCAATTTAAACTTGGTTTTCGGATACGTGGTGACTCCAATAGCCCTGTTTTTATCTATTAAATTTTTCAAGGATTATACTGGTAATGGATACCTTTCATTTGCTGAAGGAATGACGGTTGGCTTCCTTACCTATTTGTTGATTGCTGTAATTTCTTCAATCGGAATTTGGATAATTCTACTTTTGGAGCCTGATGTTTTTGCTACCATAAAACAGGTAAAACTTTCTGTTTTGGATGAAAGTATGATCAAAATTATTGATCAGGTGGGAGAAGAATCCTACCGAACAACTCGAGAAAATATGATTTCAATGGATAGATGGGATGTCGCGCTGAACGATGGATTATGGAAAATCATCCCTGGAATGTTTTTTAGCATTATTATTTCGATTATTTTAAGAAAAAATCCAACCTAA